From Corvus cornix cornix isolate S_Up_H32 chromosome 5, ASM73873v5, whole genome shotgun sequence, the proteins below share one genomic window:
- the BUB1B gene encoding mitotic checkpoint serine/threonine-protein kinase BUB1 beta isoform X3 yields MRAALQKKDELNGIERLTEDAIVTGSYKNNTLCANPEDTCDFNRAAHLASTPFHGVAAQRVPAPAFSQSELKEDSPESESTPLNQETLVCEGAYTEALRVKKLRIKGEAVMFQEGSHEWELSKENVQPLRQGRVMSSLQEALAQQDSSSHTAVQLKKQEFEAEIRFYSGDDPLDVWERYIKWTEQTFPGGGKDGNLAGVLERAVRALHGQQRYYKDPRYLNLWLKFGDCCNEPLDLYSYLRSQEIGTTLALLYITWAEALEARGSFRKADLIFQEGLQRKAEPLEKLQAHHKQFQARVSRQTLLALEESPDGDNMGLLEIAEPQRSSLADLKGRGKKKVRAPISRVGDAVKAINPNSQPLPSLQLSNTPSFAVFDENSVSGLEIPTLTAQSWPAPPVPRAKENELSAGPWNSGRRPRRTVNSGMEVPHPVPSFTPYVDESVQPQMMTPCKIEPSINRVLSTRKPEEQEDPLQRVQHHQQDAQEKKEMVMYCKEKVYAGVDEFSFEEIRAEIYRKKARKKDEDEIQAIERKKEEIQRKIEELEKKLKRKEGDKQQQSHEPAAEITGASAPLGMQAFTFSSATGYGEKQPQSQSEFQVYEDTQLQKPSCSEEVIQTPDVCPDTHNGNPFVNSEEEQRNEGSLAKKDVGLLPPLAAAPSFSIFDESSTLTNQNISCSADRSQKSARQPLAVRKPMDSLTAKENTAAAAAAACDELNGIERLTEDAIVTGSYKNNTLCANPEDTCDFNRAAHLASTPFHGVAAQRVPAPAFSRSELKEDSPESESAPLNQETLVCEGAYTEALRVKKLSPIMEASLEDTRSSGSSVSGGSLSSVTQMSAIKYLQITEKLDLAQSLPAEVVTESGGGNATADDVAQFLWTPEQREKLLDSVLASASPDFHLETGALPHMEVKKDVELGNETYCIKMEYWNNKEYKMFFAIPARCVFQWYAKGCAIKVYSQPVPWDFYITLELQKRLNSDFDQSFSENCSCYLYQDGCAIVHRDTNCFTLRDILHDRKFITKEILFLVVHDLLHVVEKLHKAEIVHGDLRPEVLFLGDRICDAFSDEEVPNALKIVDFSHSLDLRVLPQVSLPYNFPIAQTPHGQQLLAESSLPYQVDLVGIADVVHLMLFGDHIQVYQENSIWKICQNLSETPDSDFWSKLFERILNAGGKSTVPLLRELREEISEMFDSSFKERLLFTLTAVGETFLLVNFQ; encoded by the exons AAAAAAAG gatgagCTGAATGGAATTGAACGTTTGACTGAGGATGCCATTGTGACCGGCTCCTACAAGAACAACACCCTTTGTGCCAACCCAGAAGACACGTGTGACTTCAACAGGGCTGCCCACCTGGCCTCAACGCCCTTTCATGGGGTGGCAGCTCAGAgagtcccagctcctgctttctCGCAGAGTGAACTGAAGGAAGACAGTCCAGAATCCGAGAGCACACCTCTGAATCAGGAGACACTGGTGTGTGAAGGAGCGTACACTGAAGCTCTCCGTGTAAAAAAACTGAG GATTAAAGGAGAGGCGGTCATGTTCCAGGAGGGCAGCCACGAGTGGGAGCTGAGCAAGGAGAATGTGCAGCCCCTCAGGCAGGGGCGGGTGATGTCCAGCCTGCAGGAGGCGCTGGCTCAGCAGGACTCCTCCAGCCACACTGCTGTGCAGCTTAAAAAACA gGAGTTTGAAGCAGAAATACGATTTTACTCTGGAGATGATCCTCTGGATGTGTGGGAGCG GTACATCAAGTGGACAGAGCAGACCTTCCCTGGGGGTGGCAAGGATGGCAACCTCGCAGGAGTTCTGGAAAGAGCAGTGAGAGCCCTCCACGGGCAGCAGCGATACTACAAAGATCCTCGCTATCTTAATCTCTGGCTCAAGTTT GGTGATTGCTGCAACGAGCCTTTGGATCTGTACAGTTACCTGCGCAGCCAGGAGATCGGCACCACGCTGGCCCTGCTCTACATCACCTGGGCGGAGGCGCTCGAGGCCAGGGGGAGCTTCAGGAAAGCAGATCTGATATTCCAGGAAGGGCTCCAGCGCAAGGCTGAGCCTTTGGAAAAACTCCAGGCTCATCACAA GCAGTTTCAGGCCCGTGTTTCTCGGCAGACACTACTGGCACTTGAGGAAAGTCCTGATGGAGACAATATGGGATTGCTGGAAATTGCAGAGCCTCAGAGAAGTTCACTGGCAGATCTcaaaggcagagggaagaaaaaagtgagagCCCCCATTAGTCGTGTGGGAGATGCAGTTAAAG CCATAAACCCAAACAGCCAGcctctgccttctctgcagctttccaaTACTCCaagttttgctgtgtttgatgAAAATTCTGTGTCTGGACTTGAGATTCCTACACTTACAGCACAGTCATGGCCAGCGCCTCCAGTTCCCAGGGCCAAGGAGAACGAACTCAGTGCTGGACCTTGGAACTCTGGCAGG CGTCCTCGCAGAACTGTGAATTCTGGCATGGAAGTGCCCCACCCAGTGCCCAGTTTCACCCCCTATGTGGATGAGTCAGTTCAGCCACAAATGAT GACTCCCTGCAAAATTGAGCCCAGCATAAACCGTGTGTTAAGTACTCGCAAacctgaggagcaggaggaccCACTGCAGCGAGTGCAGCATCACCAGCAGgatgctcaggaaaaaaaagagatggtgATGTACTGCAAAGAGAAAGTTTATGCTGGAGTTGATGAATTCTCTTTTGAAGAGATCCGAGCTGAAATCTACAGGAAGAAAGCGAGAAAGAAAGACGAAG atgAAATACAAGCCATAGAAcggaagaaggaagaaatacaaaggaaaattgaggagctggaaaagaaattaaagaggaAAGAAGGTGACAAGCAGCAACAATCCCATGAACCG gcagcagagataACGGGAGCTTCTGCACCTTTGGGAATGCAAGCATTTACTTTTTCCAGTGCAACCGGATATGGGGAGAAACAGCCTCAGTCACAAAG tgAATTCCAGGTCTATGAAGATACTCAACTACAGAAACCATCTTGTTCTGAGG AGGTTATCCAGACTCCTGATGTGTGCCCAGATACCCACAATGGAAATCCATTTGTAAACTCTGAGGAGGAACAGAGAAATGAGGGCAGCCTTGCAAAAAAAG ATGTAGGTCTGCTTCCCccactggctgctgctccatctTTCTCTATATTTGATGAATCCTCTACTTTGACAAATCAGAATATAAG TTGTTCAGCAGATCGTAGCCAGAAAAGTGCCCGTCAACCTCTCGCTGTTCGTAAGCCTATGGATTCTCTGACtgccaaggaaaacacagcagcagcagcagcagcagcctgt gatgagCTGAATGGAATTGAACGTTTGACTGAGGATGCCATTGTGACCGGCTCCTACAAGAACAACACCCTTTGTGCCAACCCAGAAGACACGTGTGACTTCAACAGGGCTGCCCACCTGGCCTCAACGCCCTTTCATGGGGTGGCAGCTCAGAgagtcccagctcctgctttctCGCGGAGTGAACTGAAGGAAGACAGTCCAGAATCCGAGAGCGCACCTCTGAATCAGGAGACACTGGTGTGTGAAGGAGCGTACACTGAAGCTCTTCGTGTAAAAAAACTGAG CCCGATCATGGAAGCAAGCCTGGAAGATACTCGCTCATCAGGTTCTTCAGTCTCAGGAGGTTCTCTGTCCTCTGTTACACAAATGTCTGCTATTAAATATCTGCAGATCACTGAGAAACTGGATCTGGCTCAGAGCTTGCCTGCTGAAGTGGTTACTGAGTCTGGAGGTGGAAATGCTACTG cgGATGATGTGGCTCAGTTCCTGTGGACCCCTGAACAGCGTGAAAAGCTTTTAGATTCTGTGCTAGCATCTGCTTCTCCAGATTTTCACTTGGAGACTGGAGCTCTGCCTCACATGGAGGTCAAGAAAGATGTTGAGCTGG GAAATGAGACTTACTGCATCAAAATGGAATACTGGAACAATAAAGAATACAAGATGTTTTTTGCCATTCCAGCTCGATGCGTTTTCCAGTGGTATGCAAAGGGATGTGCAATAAAG GTGTATTCTCAGCCTGTGCCTTGGGATTTTTATATCACCCTTGAGTTACAGAAGCGTTTGAATTCTGACTTTGACCAGAGCTTCAGTGAGAATTGCAGCTGTTACCTGTACCAGGATGGCTGTGCCATTGTGCACAGAGATACAAATTGCTTCACGCTCAGG GATATTCTCCATGACCGTAAGTTCATCACAAAGGAAATCCTCTTCTTGGTTGTTCATGATCTTCTGCATGTGGTAGAGAAGCTGCACAAAGCAGAGATTGTCCATGGAGATCTGAGGCCAGAGGTGTTGTTTCTGGGAGACAG GATCTGCGATGCATTTTCTGATGAGGAGGTGCCAAATGCTCTGAAGATTGTGGATTTCTCTCACAGTCTGGATTTGAGGGTACTGCCTCAAGTCAGCTTGCCCTACAACTTTCCCATAGCTCAGACTCCTCATGGACAACAGCTTCTGGCAGAAAGTTCTCTTCCTTATCAG GTAGACTTGGTTGGCATTGCAGATGTAGTCCATTTGATGTTGTTTGGGGATCATATCCAGGTCTATCAGGAGAATTCCATCTGGAAAATCTGCCAAAACTTATCAGA GACCCCTGACAGTGATTTCTGGAGTAAACTTTTTGAGAGAATTCTGAATGCAGGTGGTAAGTCCACAGTACCTCTGCTGAGGGAGTTGAGAGAGGAAATCAGTGAAATGTTTGACAGCTCTTTCAAAGAACGACTTTTGTTCACCTTAACTGCTGTGGGAGAAACTTTCCTCCTGGTGAACTTCCAGTGA
- the BUB1B gene encoding mitotic checkpoint serine/threonine-protein kinase BUB1 beta isoform X1: protein MGRNSLSHKVNSRSMKILNYRNHLVLRDELNGIERLTEDAIVTGSYKNNTLCANPEDTCDFNRAAHLASTPFHGVAAQRVPAPAFSQSELKEDSPESESTPLNQETLVCEGAYTEALRVKKLRIKGEAVMFQEGSHEWELSKENVQPLRQGRVMSSLQEALAQQDSSSHTAVQLKKQEFEAEIRFYSGDDPLDVWERYIKWTEQTFPGGGKDGNLAGVLERAVRALHGQQRYYKDPRYLNLWLKFGDCCNEPLDLYSYLRSQEIGTTLALLYITWAEALEARGSFRKADLIFQEGLQRKAEPLEKLQAHHKQFQARVSRQTLLALEESPDGDNMGLLEIAEPQRSSLADLKGRGKKKVRAPISRVGDAVKAINPNSQPLPSLQLSNTPSFAVFDENSVSGLEIPTLTAQSWPAPPVPRAKENELSAGPWNSGRRPRRTVNSGMEVPHPVPSFTPYVDESVQPQMMTPCKIEPSINRVLSTRKPEEQEDPLQRVQHHQQDAQEKKEMVMYCKEKVYAGVDEFSFEEIRAEIYRKKARKKDEDEIQAIERKKEEIQRKIEELEKKLKRKEGDKQQQSHEPAAEITGASAPLGMQAFTFSSATGYGEKQPQSQSEFQVYEDTQLQKPSCSEEVIQTPDVCPDTHNGNPFVNSEEEQRNEGSLAKKDVGLLPPLAAAPSFSIFDESSTLTNQNISCSADRSQKSARQPLAVRKPMDSLTAKENTAAAAAAACDELNGIERLTEDAIVTGSYKNNTLCANPEDTCDFNRAAHLASTPFHGVAAQRVPAPAFSRSELKEDSPESESAPLNQETLVCEGAYTEALRVKKLSPIMEASLEDTRSSGSSVSGGSLSSVTQMSAIKYLQITEKLDLAQSLPAEVVTESGGGNATADDVAQFLWTPEQREKLLDSVLASASPDFHLETGALPHMEVKKDVELGNETYCIKMEYWNNKEYKMFFAIPARCVFQWYAKGCAIKVYSQPVPWDFYITLELQKRLNSDFDQSFSENCSCYLYQDGCAIVHRDTNCFTLRDILHDRKFITKEILFLVVHDLLHVVEKLHKAEIVHGDLRPEVLFLGDRICDAFSDEEVPNALKIVDFSHSLDLRVLPQVSLPYNFPIAQTPHGQQLLAESSLPYQVDLVGIADVVHLMLFGDHIQVYQENSIWKICQNLSETPDSDFWSKLFERILNAGGKSTVPLLRELREEISEMFDSSFKERLLFTLTAVGETFLLVNFQ, encoded by the exons gatgagCTGAATGGAATTGAACGTTTGACTGAGGATGCCATTGTGACCGGCTCCTACAAGAACAACACCCTTTGTGCCAACCCAGAAGACACGTGTGACTTCAACAGGGCTGCCCACCTGGCCTCAACGCCCTTTCATGGGGTGGCAGCTCAGAgagtcccagctcctgctttctCGCAGAGTGAACTGAAGGAAGACAGTCCAGAATCCGAGAGCACACCTCTGAATCAGGAGACACTGGTGTGTGAAGGAGCGTACACTGAAGCTCTCCGTGTAAAAAAACTGAG GATTAAAGGAGAGGCGGTCATGTTCCAGGAGGGCAGCCACGAGTGGGAGCTGAGCAAGGAGAATGTGCAGCCCCTCAGGCAGGGGCGGGTGATGTCCAGCCTGCAGGAGGCGCTGGCTCAGCAGGACTCCTCCAGCCACACTGCTGTGCAGCTTAAAAAACA gGAGTTTGAAGCAGAAATACGATTTTACTCTGGAGATGATCCTCTGGATGTGTGGGAGCG GTACATCAAGTGGACAGAGCAGACCTTCCCTGGGGGTGGCAAGGATGGCAACCTCGCAGGAGTTCTGGAAAGAGCAGTGAGAGCCCTCCACGGGCAGCAGCGATACTACAAAGATCCTCGCTATCTTAATCTCTGGCTCAAGTTT GGTGATTGCTGCAACGAGCCTTTGGATCTGTACAGTTACCTGCGCAGCCAGGAGATCGGCACCACGCTGGCCCTGCTCTACATCACCTGGGCGGAGGCGCTCGAGGCCAGGGGGAGCTTCAGGAAAGCAGATCTGATATTCCAGGAAGGGCTCCAGCGCAAGGCTGAGCCTTTGGAAAAACTCCAGGCTCATCACAA GCAGTTTCAGGCCCGTGTTTCTCGGCAGACACTACTGGCACTTGAGGAAAGTCCTGATGGAGACAATATGGGATTGCTGGAAATTGCAGAGCCTCAGAGAAGTTCACTGGCAGATCTcaaaggcagagggaagaaaaaagtgagagCCCCCATTAGTCGTGTGGGAGATGCAGTTAAAG CCATAAACCCAAACAGCCAGcctctgccttctctgcagctttccaaTACTCCaagttttgctgtgtttgatgAAAATTCTGTGTCTGGACTTGAGATTCCTACACTTACAGCACAGTCATGGCCAGCGCCTCCAGTTCCCAGGGCCAAGGAGAACGAACTCAGTGCTGGACCTTGGAACTCTGGCAGG CGTCCTCGCAGAACTGTGAATTCTGGCATGGAAGTGCCCCACCCAGTGCCCAGTTTCACCCCCTATGTGGATGAGTCAGTTCAGCCACAAATGAT GACTCCCTGCAAAATTGAGCCCAGCATAAACCGTGTGTTAAGTACTCGCAAacctgaggagcaggaggaccCACTGCAGCGAGTGCAGCATCACCAGCAGgatgctcaggaaaaaaaagagatggtgATGTACTGCAAAGAGAAAGTTTATGCTGGAGTTGATGAATTCTCTTTTGAAGAGATCCGAGCTGAAATCTACAGGAAGAAAGCGAGAAAGAAAGACGAAG atgAAATACAAGCCATAGAAcggaagaaggaagaaatacaaaggaaaattgaggagctggaaaagaaattaaagaggaAAGAAGGTGACAAGCAGCAACAATCCCATGAACCG gcagcagagataACGGGAGCTTCTGCACCTTTGGGAATGCAAGCATTTACTTTTTCCAGTGCAACCGGATATGGGGAGAAACAGCCTCAGTCACAAAG tgAATTCCAGGTCTATGAAGATACTCAACTACAGAAACCATCTTGTTCTGAGG AGGTTATCCAGACTCCTGATGTGTGCCCAGATACCCACAATGGAAATCCATTTGTAAACTCTGAGGAGGAACAGAGAAATGAGGGCAGCCTTGCAAAAAAAG ATGTAGGTCTGCTTCCCccactggctgctgctccatctTTCTCTATATTTGATGAATCCTCTACTTTGACAAATCAGAATATAAG TTGTTCAGCAGATCGTAGCCAGAAAAGTGCCCGTCAACCTCTCGCTGTTCGTAAGCCTATGGATTCTCTGACtgccaaggaaaacacagcagcagcagcagcagcagcctgt gatgagCTGAATGGAATTGAACGTTTGACTGAGGATGCCATTGTGACCGGCTCCTACAAGAACAACACCCTTTGTGCCAACCCAGAAGACACGTGTGACTTCAACAGGGCTGCCCACCTGGCCTCAACGCCCTTTCATGGGGTGGCAGCTCAGAgagtcccagctcctgctttctCGCGGAGTGAACTGAAGGAAGACAGTCCAGAATCCGAGAGCGCACCTCTGAATCAGGAGACACTGGTGTGTGAAGGAGCGTACACTGAAGCTCTTCGTGTAAAAAAACTGAG CCCGATCATGGAAGCAAGCCTGGAAGATACTCGCTCATCAGGTTCTTCAGTCTCAGGAGGTTCTCTGTCCTCTGTTACACAAATGTCTGCTATTAAATATCTGCAGATCACTGAGAAACTGGATCTGGCTCAGAGCTTGCCTGCTGAAGTGGTTACTGAGTCTGGAGGTGGAAATGCTACTG cgGATGATGTGGCTCAGTTCCTGTGGACCCCTGAACAGCGTGAAAAGCTTTTAGATTCTGTGCTAGCATCTGCTTCTCCAGATTTTCACTTGGAGACTGGAGCTCTGCCTCACATGGAGGTCAAGAAAGATGTTGAGCTGG GAAATGAGACTTACTGCATCAAAATGGAATACTGGAACAATAAAGAATACAAGATGTTTTTTGCCATTCCAGCTCGATGCGTTTTCCAGTGGTATGCAAAGGGATGTGCAATAAAG GTGTATTCTCAGCCTGTGCCTTGGGATTTTTATATCACCCTTGAGTTACAGAAGCGTTTGAATTCTGACTTTGACCAGAGCTTCAGTGAGAATTGCAGCTGTTACCTGTACCAGGATGGCTGTGCCATTGTGCACAGAGATACAAATTGCTTCACGCTCAGG GATATTCTCCATGACCGTAAGTTCATCACAAAGGAAATCCTCTTCTTGGTTGTTCATGATCTTCTGCATGTGGTAGAGAAGCTGCACAAAGCAGAGATTGTCCATGGAGATCTGAGGCCAGAGGTGTTGTTTCTGGGAGACAG GATCTGCGATGCATTTTCTGATGAGGAGGTGCCAAATGCTCTGAAGATTGTGGATTTCTCTCACAGTCTGGATTTGAGGGTACTGCCTCAAGTCAGCTTGCCCTACAACTTTCCCATAGCTCAGACTCCTCATGGACAACAGCTTCTGGCAGAAAGTTCTCTTCCTTATCAG GTAGACTTGGTTGGCATTGCAGATGTAGTCCATTTGATGTTGTTTGGGGATCATATCCAGGTCTATCAGGAGAATTCCATCTGGAAAATCTGCCAAAACTTATCAGA GACCCCTGACAGTGATTTCTGGAGTAAACTTTTTGAGAGAATTCTGAATGCAGGTGGTAAGTCCACAGTACCTCTGCTGAGGGAGTTGAGAGAGGAAATCAGTGAAATGTTTGACAGCTCTTTCAAAGAACGACTTTTGTTCACCTTAACTGCTGTGGGAGAAACTTTCCTCCTGGTGAACTTCCAGTGA
- the BUB1B gene encoding mitotic checkpoint serine/threonine-protein kinase BUB1 beta isoform X4, whose product MGRNSLSHKVNSRSMKILNYRNHLVLRDELNGIERLTEDAIVTGSYKNNTLCANPEDTCDFNRAAHLASTPFHGVAAQRVPAPAFSQSELKEDSPESESTPLNQETLVCEGAYTEALRVKKLRIKGEAVMFQEGSHEWELSKENVQPLRQGRVMSSLQEALAQQDSSSHTAVQLKKQEFEAEIRFYSGDDPLDVWERYIKWTEQTFPGGGKDGNLAGVLERAVRALHGQQRYYKDPRYLNLWLKFGDCCNEPLDLYSYLRSQEIGTTLALLYITWAEALEARGSFRKADLIFQEGLQRKAEPLEKLQAHHKQFQARVSRQTLLALEESPDGDNMGLLEIAEPQRSSLADLKGRGKKKVRAPISRVGDAVKAINPNSQPLPSLQLSNTPSFAVFDENSVSGLEIPTLTAQSWPAPPVPRAKENELSAGPWNSGRRPRRTVNSGMEVPHPVPSFTPYVDESVQPQMMTPCKIEPSINRVLSTRKPEEQEDPLQRVQHHQQDAQEKKEMVMYCKEKVYAGVDEFSFEEIRAEIYRKKARKKDEDEIQAIERKKEEIQRKIEELEKKLKRKEGDKQQQSHEPAAEITGASAPLGMQAFTFSSATGYGEKQPQSQSEFQVYEDTQLQKPSCSEDVGLLPPLAAAPSFSIFDESSTLTNQNISCSADRSQKSARQPLAVRKPMDSLTAKENTAAAAAAACDELNGIERLTEDAIVTGSYKNNTLCANPEDTCDFNRAAHLASTPFHGVAAQRVPAPAFSRSELKEDSPESESAPLNQETLVCEGAYTEALRVKKLSPIMEASLEDTRSSGSSVSGGSLSSVTQMSAIKYLQITEKLDLAQSLPAEVVTESGGGNATADDVAQFLWTPEQREKLLDSVLASASPDFHLETGALPHMEVKKDVELGNETYCIKMEYWNNKEYKMFFAIPARCVFQWYAKGCAIKVYSQPVPWDFYITLELQKRLNSDFDQSFSENCSCYLYQDGCAIVHRDTNCFTLRDILHDRKFITKEILFLVVHDLLHVVEKLHKAEIVHGDLRPEVLFLGDRICDAFSDEEVPNALKIVDFSHSLDLRVLPQVSLPYNFPIAQTPHGQQLLAESSLPYQVDLVGIADVVHLMLFGDHIQVYQENSIWKICQNLSETPDSDFWSKLFERILNAGGKSTVPLLRELREEISEMFDSSFKERLLFTLTAVGETFLLVNFQ is encoded by the exons gatgagCTGAATGGAATTGAACGTTTGACTGAGGATGCCATTGTGACCGGCTCCTACAAGAACAACACCCTTTGTGCCAACCCAGAAGACACGTGTGACTTCAACAGGGCTGCCCACCTGGCCTCAACGCCCTTTCATGGGGTGGCAGCTCAGAgagtcccagctcctgctttctCGCAGAGTGAACTGAAGGAAGACAGTCCAGAATCCGAGAGCACACCTCTGAATCAGGAGACACTGGTGTGTGAAGGAGCGTACACTGAAGCTCTCCGTGTAAAAAAACTGAG GATTAAAGGAGAGGCGGTCATGTTCCAGGAGGGCAGCCACGAGTGGGAGCTGAGCAAGGAGAATGTGCAGCCCCTCAGGCAGGGGCGGGTGATGTCCAGCCTGCAGGAGGCGCTGGCTCAGCAGGACTCCTCCAGCCACACTGCTGTGCAGCTTAAAAAACA gGAGTTTGAAGCAGAAATACGATTTTACTCTGGAGATGATCCTCTGGATGTGTGGGAGCG GTACATCAAGTGGACAGAGCAGACCTTCCCTGGGGGTGGCAAGGATGGCAACCTCGCAGGAGTTCTGGAAAGAGCAGTGAGAGCCCTCCACGGGCAGCAGCGATACTACAAAGATCCTCGCTATCTTAATCTCTGGCTCAAGTTT GGTGATTGCTGCAACGAGCCTTTGGATCTGTACAGTTACCTGCGCAGCCAGGAGATCGGCACCACGCTGGCCCTGCTCTACATCACCTGGGCGGAGGCGCTCGAGGCCAGGGGGAGCTTCAGGAAAGCAGATCTGATATTCCAGGAAGGGCTCCAGCGCAAGGCTGAGCCTTTGGAAAAACTCCAGGCTCATCACAA GCAGTTTCAGGCCCGTGTTTCTCGGCAGACACTACTGGCACTTGAGGAAAGTCCTGATGGAGACAATATGGGATTGCTGGAAATTGCAGAGCCTCAGAGAAGTTCACTGGCAGATCTcaaaggcagagggaagaaaaaagtgagagCCCCCATTAGTCGTGTGGGAGATGCAGTTAAAG CCATAAACCCAAACAGCCAGcctctgccttctctgcagctttccaaTACTCCaagttttgctgtgtttgatgAAAATTCTGTGTCTGGACTTGAGATTCCTACACTTACAGCACAGTCATGGCCAGCGCCTCCAGTTCCCAGGGCCAAGGAGAACGAACTCAGTGCTGGACCTTGGAACTCTGGCAGG CGTCCTCGCAGAACTGTGAATTCTGGCATGGAAGTGCCCCACCCAGTGCCCAGTTTCACCCCCTATGTGGATGAGTCAGTTCAGCCACAAATGAT GACTCCCTGCAAAATTGAGCCCAGCATAAACCGTGTGTTAAGTACTCGCAAacctgaggagcaggaggaccCACTGCAGCGAGTGCAGCATCACCAGCAGgatgctcaggaaaaaaaagagatggtgATGTACTGCAAAGAGAAAGTTTATGCTGGAGTTGATGAATTCTCTTTTGAAGAGATCCGAGCTGAAATCTACAGGAAGAAAGCGAGAAAGAAAGACGAAG atgAAATACAAGCCATAGAAcggaagaaggaagaaatacaaaggaaaattgaggagctggaaaagaaattaaagaggaAAGAAGGTGACAAGCAGCAACAATCCCATGAACCG gcagcagagataACGGGAGCTTCTGCACCTTTGGGAATGCAAGCATTTACTTTTTCCAGTGCAACCGGATATGGGGAGAAACAGCCTCAGTCACAAAG tgAATTCCAGGTCTATGAAGATACTCAACTACAGAAACCATCTTGTTCTGAGG ATGTAGGTCTGCTTCCCccactggctgctgctccatctTTCTCTATATTTGATGAATCCTCTACTTTGACAAATCAGAATATAAG TTGTTCAGCAGATCGTAGCCAGAAAAGTGCCCGTCAACCTCTCGCTGTTCGTAAGCCTATGGATTCTCTGACtgccaaggaaaacacagcagcagcagcagcagcagcctgt gatgagCTGAATGGAATTGAACGTTTGACTGAGGATGCCATTGTGACCGGCTCCTACAAGAACAACACCCTTTGTGCCAACCCAGAAGACACGTGTGACTTCAACAGGGCTGCCCACCTGGCCTCAACGCCCTTTCATGGGGTGGCAGCTCAGAgagtcccagctcctgctttctCGCGGAGTGAACTGAAGGAAGACAGTCCAGAATCCGAGAGCGCACCTCTGAATCAGGAGACACTGGTGTGTGAAGGAGCGTACACTGAAGCTCTTCGTGTAAAAAAACTGAG CCCGATCATGGAAGCAAGCCTGGAAGATACTCGCTCATCAGGTTCTTCAGTCTCAGGAGGTTCTCTGTCCTCTGTTACACAAATGTCTGCTATTAAATATCTGCAGATCACTGAGAAACTGGATCTGGCTCAGAGCTTGCCTGCTGAAGTGGTTACTGAGTCTGGAGGTGGAAATGCTACTG cgGATGATGTGGCTCAGTTCCTGTGGACCCCTGAACAGCGTGAAAAGCTTTTAGATTCTGTGCTAGCATCTGCTTCTCCAGATTTTCACTTGGAGACTGGAGCTCTGCCTCACATGGAGGTCAAGAAAGATGTTGAGCTGG GAAATGAGACTTACTGCATCAAAATGGAATACTGGAACAATAAAGAATACAAGATGTTTTTTGCCATTCCAGCTCGATGCGTTTTCCAGTGGTATGCAAAGGGATGTGCAATAAAG GTGTATTCTCAGCCTGTGCCTTGGGATTTTTATATCACCCTTGAGTTACAGAAGCGTTTGAATTCTGACTTTGACCAGAGCTTCAGTGAGAATTGCAGCTGTTACCTGTACCAGGATGGCTGTGCCATTGTGCACAGAGATACAAATTGCTTCACGCTCAGG GATATTCTCCATGACCGTAAGTTCATCACAAAGGAAATCCTCTTCTTGGTTGTTCATGATCTTCTGCATGTGGTAGAGAAGCTGCACAAAGCAGAGATTGTCCATGGAGATCTGAGGCCAGAGGTGTTGTTTCTGGGAGACAG GATCTGCGATGCATTTTCTGATGAGGAGGTGCCAAATGCTCTGAAGATTGTGGATTTCTCTCACAGTCTGGATTTGAGGGTACTGCCTCAAGTCAGCTTGCCCTACAACTTTCCCATAGCTCAGACTCCTCATGGACAACAGCTTCTGGCAGAAAGTTCTCTTCCTTATCAG GTAGACTTGGTTGGCATTGCAGATGTAGTCCATTTGATGTTGTTTGGGGATCATATCCAGGTCTATCAGGAGAATTCCATCTGGAAAATCTGCCAAAACTTATCAGA GACCCCTGACAGTGATTTCTGGAGTAAACTTTTTGAGAGAATTCTGAATGCAGGTGGTAAGTCCACAGTACCTCTGCTGAGGGAGTTGAGAGAGGAAATCAGTGAAATGTTTGACAGCTCTTTCAAAGAACGACTTTTGTTCACCTTAACTGCTGTGGGAGAAACTTTCCTCCTGGTGAACTTCCAGTGA